A stretch of the Deltaproteobacteria bacterium genome encodes the following:
- the dut gene encoding dUTP diphosphatase: protein MQKIKAKIKRIRPENDNPLPAYMTPHSAGMDLYADIEGEIVIEPMKRALVPTGISIALPDGFEAQIRPRSGLAVKHGIALVNSPGTIDADYRGEVKVIMINLGEAPFVVRRGERIAQMVVHEVSRVSWIEVDIHDETERGGGGFGHTGV, encoded by the coding sequence ATGCAGAAGATCAAAGCAAAAATAAAAAGGATCAGGCCGGAAAACGATAATCCCCTGCCTGCTTATATGACGCCTCATTCTGCCGGTATGGATCTTTATGCCGATATTGAAGGTGAAATCGTCATTGAGCCCATGAAAAGAGCGCTTGTCCCGACCGGTATTTCCATTGCCCTTCCCGACGGTTTCGAAGCCCAGATCAGGCCGAGAAGCGGACTGGCAGTAAAGCATGGCATTGCTCTTGTCAACTCCCCGGGAACGATAGATGCGGACTATCGTGGTGAAGTAAAGGTCATTATGATAAATCTTGGAGAAGCTCCCTTCGTTGTCAGAAGAGGAGAGCGGATCGCCCAGATGGTTGTTCATGAAGTCTCCCGGGTTAGCTGGATTGAAGTTGATATTCATGATGAGACTGAAAGAGGGGGCGGTGGATTTGGTCATACGGGGGTTTGA